Genomic segment of Tindallia magadiensis:
CTCGCTGTTCTATAATTGCCAACATCATATCCATGGTCTCTTTTTCATAGCGATAAGCATCGAAAGAAAAGAGAATAGTGATCAACTCTGGATAACTTTCATAATATGTTGTATAAGACCTAATAACATATCGGATAGATTCTAATGCATTCATATCCCCCTGCAAAACCGTATCAAAAAGATTTTCATCAAAGGCAGCAAAACGCTGTAAGATTGTCATAATAACATCTTTTTTGTTTTTATAATAACGATAAATGGCTGGTTCTGTTACATTTAGCCTTACAGCAATTTCTTTCATTGTTAATCCATTGATACCTTTTTCATCCATAATTTCGATGGCAGATATGATGATTTGCTCTTTTCGACTCAAATACTGATGAAACATCTGCTCACCTTCCTTCTTTTAGTTTGTTAGTAATAACTAACTTAATTGTATCTCCCGCCACCCGTTTTGTCAATATTTTCTGATTATTTATTTTTATCAAAATAAATAACACCTTCTTTTTTTCACAGAAGGTGTTCCCTGTCATTTAATATATCTCTCATTCAGCAATCTTTTGCATCCATTCCTTTAGCAACCCTAAATTTAAGGGTTTTTCTAAATAAGCATCCATTCCAGCCTGCAAGCATTCTTCCCGATCTCCAGGCAGTGCCTTTGCTGTAAGTGCAATAATAAAAGTTTTTGCTCCGGTGTGTTTTTCATACTCTCTTATTCTTTTAGTAGCTTCATAACCATCTACTTCCGGCATGTGGCAATCCATCAAAATGAGGTCATAAGATTGTTTTTTCACTTTATCAATGGCTTCTGCTCCATTTATAGCGATATCTACCAAATATTTTTCTTTTTCCAGCATTTTACTTACAACTTCTCTACCTATCCTATCGTCATCTACCACCAATATACTTCTTTTTCTGCGTCTAGTAGGATTAATCAATACACTCTCAACTTCTGTCGGAGGTCGTTCTTTATACTTTGCTGGAGCCAATGGAACATTTAATGTAAAACAGCTTCCTTGGCCAGGATTGCTACTCACTTCAATAGTTCCACCCAAGTCTTTTGCTAATTCTCTGGAAATAGTTAGTCCTAACCCTGTTCCTCCATACTCTCTGGTGCTTGTTGAATCTGCTTGTAAAAACCTTTCAAAAACAATATTTACAAGCTCAGGCTCAATCCCTATCCCTGTATCCTTCACAGAGATAGAGAGTATTTTCTGGTTTTCATAAACATCATTTTGTATATTTGTTTCTAGCTGAACAAATCCTTTTTTAGTAAACTTAACCGCATTTCCTGTTAAATTGTTAAGAATTTGTTTGATTTTATACCGGTCTCCTTTCCAATACAGTGGAATATTAATCGGATTGTTAATTTTCAATTCTATACTCTTTTGTGTCGCTGCCACAGTGTGCAAATCAGAAACTTCTTTTACTAATTCTTTAATTGAAAAAACTTCTTCTACTAACGGTTCTGATTTTTTTTCGAGTTTGACGTAGTTTAATATTTCGTTCACAACTGCAGTTAGAGAAAGACAAGCTTGATAAGCGTAATCCATATACTCTTTCTGTTCAGCACTCATAGATGAATCTTGCAATAGTTGAATCATTCCCATTAAACCATTGATCGGTGTGCGCAATTCATGACTCATATTCGATAAAAACTGATCTTTTACATCATTTGCCACATCTGCTTTTTCTAGAGCATCTTTCATCTGATGCTTTAATATTTTTTGTTCTTCAAAACTTCTTGCCAATCTTAAGTTTGCATGTCCCTGCTCAGAAATCATTTGAATAAGCTCAGCATATAGACCTACAATATTTTTTACTTCTTTTTTGCTCGGCCGTGGTACTTTCCCCAAGGCTTTCATATATGCACTTTCTTCAAAGCCATACTTTTTTGCTTGTCTTCGAAAATAATCCGTATCCACCTCTTCATGCTGATATAGAAATTGACCCACAAAAATATATCCAAAAGTTTTTTCCCCTATAATCAATGGAAATACCGCATCCCATAAGCCATTTTCACAACGACTGAAATGTATTTTCCTTTCAATAGCTTGATTCATTTGTTTCCGGTCACTTTGCTTACATTTTTCCGCCGTTTTAGCATTTTTCCGGTGAAAAGCCGTACATATTTCTATCCATCCTTTTTTCACAATGATTTCTCCAGCAGAATCTAGTAGAGCTACCGGAAGTCCTATCACTTCATGAAAAAGATCAAGAATTCGTTGGAATTTATCGATGTTAATAATATCCCTCAGTGACAAGGTTTCCAAATCACCTTCTGGGTGAAATGCAGCTTCCAATTTTTTTCTCACTTTTATTTCGCTTTCTCTCAACTCTATTTTTGTTTTCATTTGTTCTGTAATATCTTCAACGATACCAGTGCCTCCAATAACACGTCCATCCCTTGACCAAACCGGTGAAAAAATCGCTTTCACAAACACTCGTTTTCCGGCTGTTTCAGAAATATATTCTCCTTCATAGGATGATTGACTGCCCTGCAACGCAACTTTTACGGCTCTAACAACCCATGTTGCTTTTAATTTTATCATTTCAATACCAATCAAATCTTTTTTGCTGGACCCTATAATATTAATAAATGTATCGTTGCAATTCGTAATAATACCTCTTTGATCAAAGTAGAATATACCAATTGGCGCATATTCAAAAATATTCCTGTATTTTTCCGATTCTTGACTATCTAAGTAAATATTCTGTTGAGATGATCTGTTAATCATAATTTTTCGTGGTGCTTTTTCTATTTGTTTTCGATTAACTTTCATGCTTTTCATATAGTTCTCTCCTCACAATAACCATTGACCCTCTCCCAAAATTCTTTCTCTTACATTATTTCTACCAATCGCTTTCCATTCTAATCGTTTTCTTTTTCTATCATAAAATCAAATTCTTTTCAGTTTGCGTTTTTTTCTCCCTGCATTGGGTAAAATTCTCACGATTAACCATTGCACATTAACTATTTTCTGACGGGAGGTGCCCATTTTGACCTCAGATCAAATTCCTCCATCATTGCAAGAAAAAATTCGTGCTGTTCTTACAAAGAAAAACGTCCATAAAAAACTTTCTTTGCCATCACTAGAAGAAATGGTTGAGGAAATAAGCATTTATCACCAGGAACTGAAATATCAAAATCAAGAACTGATGAGAGCTCATGAAGAACTTCAGGAATCCAAAGAAAAATTATCTCGAACGCATGAATTTTTCAAGGAATTGTATCACGAAGCCCCAGTAGCTTATGTAACTATTGATAAGAATAGAATTATTCAATCGGTAAACCGTAAGTTTTCCGAGTTAACCGGTTTAGACACATCTGAGCTTATGGGGAAAAGCTTTGCCAGATTTATTGCTTCTGAAGATCAAGATGAATTGTTTTTTTATCTGAAAGCCCTAGAAGAAAACACTTCCTTCCAATCAAAAAGGTTATCCCTAATACAGTCTGATGGAGAAAAATGTTTAGTACAATTAGAAAGCAATCAAACTTCCATAGATTCCAATCATCAAATCCGCATTAGTTTAACAGACATCACTTCTCAGACAAAGGCGGAAGAAGCTTTAGAAAAAAGCGAAAAACGATATCGGGATATTGTCGAAAACATGAATGAATCTATGGTAGTTCATGATTTTGAAGGAACAATTCTTGATTACAACTTGCGGTTTCCAAAAGCTCTCGGATATGAAGCTCACGAACTCTATGGAAAACATTTATTTTTGGTTCATCGAAAGCAAGATTTGAATATTATGAAAAAAAGAGCTCAGGAAGTGATAGAAAAAGGAAGTAGCTATTTTGAAGCTATATTGGTTAGAAAAGATGGTTCTGAAACTGCTGCAGAAATTAGCGCTAGTGTTATCTCTCGAGAAGGCAAGGGGATCATTCATGCTTTTGGAAGAGATATATCGGACAAAAGACGAAGAGTGGAGGAACTACGCCGCTTTCGGCGAGCCATCGATAATAGCCCCGATGGTATTTATCTCATTAGTCGACGTAAGATGCGTTTTCTTGACTGTAATCTCTCAGCATTCCAAGAATTAGGATACTCCTTGGAAGAGTTGCGACAATTGGGTCCACAAGATATTAAACCAGAGTATCGTCAAGATGAGCTAGAAATTATTTTTGATGAAATTTCTCTCAACAAAGAAGGAAAAGGCGTTTTACAAACACTTCACCAGCGAAAAGACGGTAGTGTTTTTCCTGTAGAGGTTCACCTTCAAGTTTTCGATTCAGCTGGTGAACAAATGATCGTTGCCAGTGCAAGAGACATATCTGAACACTTAAAACTTTTAGAAGATACTGCAAGAGCTCATGAAGAAGCCAAAACAGCTAATTTAGCAAAAAGTCGGTTTCTCGCTACTATGAGTCATGAGCTTAGAACTCCCATGAACTCTTTTTTAGGGATGATACAATTAATGCAAATGACCAATCTTGATGAAGAGCAAGAAGATTATCTTGCTATGGCAGAGCAATCAGCACAAACTTTACTCCATTTAATCAACGAAGTGCTTGATTATTCGAAAATTGAATCGGTTTCTATTCAAATAGAACATCAAGAATTTTCAATCGACGATTTGCTAACGAAAATTAAAAATTTTCTCCGACCTTACATTGAAGACAAATCGCTAGAATGCAAAATTCAAGCTGCCCCAGAGGTCCCTAAATGTGTGCTTGGTGACAGTTTTCGTATCTTGCAGGTACTCAACAATTTACTTGATAACGCTATAAAATTCACCAAAAAAGGTAGTATCGAAGTGCTGGTGGAACTGGATCCAAATTTCAAAAGCTCTAAAGATACAGAAATAATGTTGAAGTGGAGTATAAAAGATACCGGCGCTGGCATTCCAAAAGATCGATTAGAAGCTATCTTTCAACCTTTTAGCCAAGCTGACTCAAGTACAACGAGAGGTTATGGCGGTACCGGTTTAGGACTTGCTATTTGTAGAAGCCTTGCCCATCTTATGGGTGGAGAAGTTTGGGTTGAAAGCAAAGAAGGAGCTGGCAGCCACTTTTATTTTACTTGTATCTTAGAAAGCACAGAGTCTTGTCCTGCTGCTCATCACTTGGTAGTTCCCAAATCAGACCAACTAAACGCTTACCCATATAATTCTAACTTAAGAGTCTTGATTGTTGATGACCGAAAAGATAGCCAACTCGTAATACAAATTCTTGGTAAAAAGAAAAAATGGCAAGTCTCAGCCGCATCATCAGGACAAGAAGCCATCACCTATTTTCGAAACAATATTTATGATATTATATTTATGGATATCGAAATGCCACAAATGGATGGCTACGAAACAGTATCCCAGATTCGGAACATCGAAGAGCAAGAAAAGACAAAACAAAAAGTTCCCATCATTGCGCTTACAGCTAATGCTCTTGCTGGTGATCGAGAAAAATGCTTAAAAGCTGGCATGAACGACTATCTAAGTAAACCTTATGGGATGACACAGGTAATGGATCAAATCAGAAAATGGGTACCATCAAAATAATCATTTCTCTTACTAAAAAAGTCTCTGCCTAATCTATCTAAAGAGGCAGAGACTTTTCACAACAACACCCAAGTTTACTTTTTCTCTTCTTCCAAAGAAATCATCATCATCACATTACCAACGCTTGTTTGAAATTGAACTGCAATAAAAGAGTCTTTTTCAGGATCAGGAAGCTGCGACGTCTTTCCCGGTGGATGCAATCTTATTGGCAATTCCGCTTCTGATGCCCATACAGAGAAAAGTCCATTATGCAAATTAAGAAATTCGCTAACGGATGCAGATGCCAATTCTTCATCATTTTCAATAGGAAGTTTTCCATGCTTTTCTGCAAAGTCATAATAAGTTTCGTTTTCCATTACAATATAAGTAACCAGAGATAATGATCCCTCAATCCTCTGTCGAAAGCCTCTAAAATCATCAGATGGAGTTCGATGATTTTCGATATCCAATATGGTTTTATGATCAATAAAACGAACCAGATTCCTCATAAATAGGCTTCCATAAGCCTGAAGAGCTTCATGACATTTCACTCCTGCTAGATCACATTGCAGCTTAATATAAGGTTTCAAAAGCTGTTCTGCATCACCTTTCCCTAGGGCTTCTAGTTCTTCGTCGGATAAGTTGTTTTCCTGCCGGTAATCTTCAAGAATTTTTTCCATTTCAGTTGACGTAAAGATTCCTTTATCAATTAAGGCCTGAGATAACTTAGCTCCTCCTTTAACCTGCTCATTCAATAACGTTTCTAATTGTTCTTCTGTTAAAAAACCTTTATCAACGGCTATCTCACCAAAACGTGCGTCCACTTTTTTTTGTGTTTCATTTACTTCCGTTACTTGTGCGGATGTCATCATTCCTTGGTGCATGGCTAGTACTCCAAGACGCAAACGTATCTCTTTTTCCATGTCCATCATTTCTCTTAGGGTTTCAGATGTAAGCAAACCTTTTCGAAGCAAATAATTTCCAAGATATAAATTTAGCATCTTTCTCCTCCTTAAAACCTAAGAACAGTAGGTTTTTATAATTTTATTCATCACTTCATCAGTCCATGGTTTTTGAATAAAGTCTATCGCTCCTGCATCAATTGCTTCTCTGAGCGTTTCTCGATTTCCAACTGATGACAAAACAATTATTTTTGCTTCAGAATCAATCTGACATATTTCTTTTAAACTGCTAACACCATCCATTTCTGGCATAACAATATCCATAAACACTAAAAATGGTTTTTCTAGTTGATATAATTCAACCGCTTCCTTTCCATTTATCGCTTCAATAATCTCAAATTCTTTCCAGTTATAATGAAAAAACTGTTTGAGCTGCCTTCTAATCAATAAAGAGTCATCACAAATTAAGATTTTTTTCACCATAGTTACCTCCTATGTCCTATTCTCTTATTATCACCCTACTGTAAAAAAACATTTTAAGGAACCTATCGTAATATGGCCTCCTCTTCATTAATTATTTTAACATCCAAAAGTACTTTTGTCCTCTGTTTGTATAAATAAATTCACATTATGGTAAAGATAGTTTTTTACTATAGTTTTACTTGTTACTTTTCATATAAACTCTCACATCTTTATTCATCACATTTATTTCCTAATAATCGATAAAAAACCGTCATACTGCATTGACATATTCCAGGGCACACTGGGCATTGCGATGCAATACCTACTTTATGTTTTCGATAAAAATTCTCATACACTTTCCAGGGTTCAAACCCTTGACTTTTCATAAGCGGTTCGACAGCTGGATTGGTTGGATTGTTCCAAGATTGCAAAAATACAGCACTTACTTTTCCATTTAGTTTTTCAACGACTTTTTGAATCAATTTACTTCCAACCTTTTTTTTCTGAAACTCCCTATCCACTACTAACAAAGTAATACTCCCTACCAAATGTCCCCCAACCGCAAAAGTTAATCGTTTTTCAAAATGATTAACTGCTTCTTCAACCAGAATAGCTTCTTCCAAAGGGCACATCCTAAAAGCTACAAATCCGGCTATTTCTCCATCATATCTGGCAACAAAAACCGTATGTCGCCGAAGTGTTTCCTCCAGCTCTTTTACTGATTTATAACCAGAACCTCTGTTAATTTGAACGATTTTCAGTAATTCCAATATGTGTGCTTTTTTTTCATAAGTTTCTATTGTTACCATTTTGCACCTCCCTTTAACTTTGTAATGTGTATCAATGATTTTGACAACAGAATGACATTAGTGCATTTGACTTTATATATACCCAAAACATTTTTTTACAATAAATATCATCCATTATTCTCTTATAGAGTTATGATGCCTAGTTGTTATCATTAGTTTATACCTTTGAAAATGATATTTTTGATTCTTGGTGTTTTTATAAAGACAAAAAAACAGAGAGACATCATTGCCTCTCTGAAAAAATACATCAAACATACTATCAACTTCCATGCAGTTCAAATCATAAGCAAACTTCTTGCTTGTCATTACTACTCTGCGTACTTAGCTGCACCACTCCCTACCATGTCTTCTGCAGCCTCTTTTGTATATACTCTAAAACTAAACCCATCGGTGTTTTGATGTGTTTCAATATAATAATTTTCATCGTTTGTAGGGAACAATGTCAACATAAAATTACCTTCCACCCAACTATCTCTTTGCCGATAATAGTCTAGCGCCGGTTCAACTTTCTCCCAATCAAACCTGCTGGCTAATACTTCTCCTGCTCTTATAAGCGCCGAATCCGGCACTGGCTGATCTGCCGCCACCACAAACACTTCATGAGGATTTGGAGCGTATCCGAAAAAGATTATTTGGACACCTTTATTAGCAAATTCTAAATCCTCTGCATATAAGGTAGGATCGAAGTATGGATCTTCCAGCGCTCGATGAGCAGGAAGTTGAAATCCTTTATATTCCCCATGAACTTCAAAAGATATTTCTCTAGGCTGGGGTGCTTCCGCAATATCTGTTTCTGTTTTTTCCGCTATGCCGATCCTATGCTTTCCATCATTTGTTTGATTCGGTCCTTCATAAGCAACTGCATAGCCTAAAGCCTCTCCTACAAAACGCAGTGGTACATAGATCCTTCCATTAATAATGTCTGCTGTTGTATCCATTGTAATGGTACCTGTTGGCGTCTGAACCGTTCTTTCTCCAACAATAATTCTTATTGCACCGTTATCAATCAGTGCTGTTCTGTTCTCTCCATCCCATTGAATTTCATGACCAAGACCTGAAGATACAGAACGTAGCGGAATCATTGTCCGATTCTGACTATCAATAAATGGATGTCCTGTTTCATCTGTAAAACTAATCTCTCCTTCTTCCGTCATAATAACAAAATCTCCGCCAGTTGCGTAAGCTGATACGCTTACTAGTAGCACCATTAGAAGTGCTATCCCTATTCTTTTTTTCATCATTTATCTCCTCCATTCACTATTTTATCAGATGATTCATGAATCATCTCAATAACAACGGTCCTGCTTTCAGCAATCCATTCTACTTCTGCGCCAAGACTTTCGCTAATAAACCTTACCGGCACCATCGTGCGTCCTTCCACAATTGTTCCAGGTGCTTCCAGAGAGATCCTCTCACCGTTCACAATAGCCGTAGCTTGACCTATGGGCAATGTTATTTCTACATCCTCCGTAGCAGCAAAAACAGTTCTGGTATCTGAATTCCATTCCAATTCTACCTGAAGTTCTTCAAAAATAGCCCCTAAGGGTACCAAGGTTCTTCCGTTGATAACAACCGGCGCTACCTCTAATAGCTGCTGCTGGCTGGGTTCTGTCAAGAATGCTTTGGAATGATTCCCCACCAGCTCGTTGATCATTTCCTTTCGCAACATCAAATCGAATATTCGGATTATTCGCATCAATCGTTACCACATTAACCGTTTTTCCTATTACTTCCATTCTTTCGCTCTGTATGCTTCTAGAAGCTGCTCCTACCGTTTTCACGCTGCCTAATACTAATAAAAGAATCATTATAATTGCTAGGATATTCCTTTTGCAATTCCGCAAACTTTGTTTCTCTTGCTGTTTTTTCTTCAAGCAGATCACTCCTGAGTCTATTTTGAAATTCCTTACAACTCTTCCATCAATCCCTCTAGTCGCTTTCTGCGCTGATCTGTTGCTTCTTCATCAATCTCAATGGTGATAATATCTCCTTCATCTGCTAGATTAGGTAGAACAGTCCTGGGAATATTTGCAAAGCCACCATTATCTAACTCTACTACGGCATATTGCCCTTCAAATCGATCGATGATTACCTTCATTCTCTGTCACATCCTTTATCAATTTTATCATTATTATACACGAAAACAGGTTCTCTTTACAGAAAAAAGTAGGAAAAATACTTTCTTCCACCCACACCACCGGTAACCGGTAAGCCATATTTCTAATTCTTTTAATGTCATTATCCAGTTGTAGAAGAGGTAAAAGCACGGTTTTACGTTGCCGGCTCATAAGAAGGAATACCGCTAAATTTCCTTCTCTTTATGTTCTCTTTCCGGTATAAATCCCACTACCTTCTATTTTGTACCTGTCACATTTTTGGAAACAGCTACTCCTTTTTCCCTGTCTATCTCTACCTGGTAAAACCCTTCCAAATCCTGACTCATCTGCTCATATAACGTTGGATTTACATGCTCAATATGCTGAAGTATCGACTGCTGATTCCACTGGTTTTCCGGTGTACAAAAGTAAAGAAAAAAAGGCTTCTTGCCTTTTCATTTGCTGTTTCAGTAGCTTCAGTATAGGTTCTTCCTCTTCTACTAGTTGAAGATAAGCCGCTGAACTCTCTACCACTTTTCCTTTTACTTCCAGCCATCCTTCAATCGATTTAGCTGTATTTTGACTGACTAGCTGCAAGTTTTCTTCTGTCATTTCCTTCAGAATCTCCCCAGCTGAATAAAACTGCATCATAAAGCCTAGAGATACAATGATCACCAATGACCACCCGATATATTGGAATTTTTTGAGTGTTTTTTCCATCGCAGATCCCGCCCTTTTTCCCTAGGCATAATTCTTAGGACAATTCTACCACGCTCAGCAGTTTTGAACAATTGATGTTTTAGAATGTTTTGTATTTTAAAAGACGCAAAGAACATAACGAAATAATCCTTATGTTCTCTGCATTTGAAAAAATTATATTTTGCCTTTATAAAGGACATACGTTTGTTTTTGAACTAGTGCAAGATTCTATGAGCTTCAAAAGCTCATGCTACTTGTTATGCTAGCTGTCTTAAATAAAAATGCCGGCATTAGGACCTACAGGTATATTTAATAATACAAAAATAAATAACAATAGAATCCAAACTATTAAAAAGGAAATTGAATACGGTAACATGTTCGAAATAACCGTTCCCATTCCTGCTTTTTTATCATATTTGTTTACAAAAGCTAGAAGTATCGGAAAGTATGGAAATAATGGGCTTATTGTATTTGTTACAGAGTCTCCGATTCTATAAGCAATTTGCGTTAATGCTGGATCATACCCCACTAACAGGAACATTGGAACAAACACAGGCGCCATGATTGCCCATTTTGCCGAGGCACTTCCCAGAAATATGTTAATAAATGAAGATAAGAAAACAAATCCAACGATCAGTCCAACACCTGTAAAACCAGCATTTTGTAGAGCTTCAGCTCCTCTAATGGATATTATAATCCCAATGTTGCTCCAACTGAAATACGCTAAAAACTGAGAAGCTGCAAATGCCAACACGATATAAGGACCCATATCCTTCATAGAATTCCCCATCATTACAACGGCATCTTTGTCGCTTTTAATGCTTTTTGTCACAATGCCATAAGCTAACCCCGGTATCAAGAATAAGAGGGTTATAAGTGGTACTAATCCTTGCATAAGAGGTGCTTCCCAAGCAAGCAAAGAACCTGTAGCAGGATCTTTCAGCAATGCATTTTCACCTAATGTTAATAAGAATACTCCCCCTAAAAATATCGCTGCTGAAATTCCAGCTATTCTTATTCCTTTTTTCTCCTGCACTGTAATATTTTGATTTGTCACGACTTCCGAGGATTCA
This window contains:
- a CDS encoding TetR/AcrR family transcriptional regulator; this encodes MFHQYLSRKEQIIISAIEIMDEKGINGLTMKEIAVRLNVTEPAIYRYYKNKKDVIMTILQRFAAFDENLFDTVLQGDMNALESIRYVIRSYTTYYESYPELITILFSFDAYRYEKETMDMMLAIIEQRETFLCREIEKGIEEGVFDKSNITNKNARLLMGHVWSAMYYWKMRGCQTYLKEEVMNGVNFILEGMKVKQEKA
- a CDS encoding PocR ligand-binding domain-containing protein → MKSMKVNRKQIEKAPRKIMINRSSQQNIYLDSQESEKYRNIFEYAPIGIFYFDQRGIITNCNDTFINIIGSSKKDLIGIEMIKLKATWVVRAVKVALQGSQSSYEGEYISETAGKRVFVKAIFSPVWSRDGRVIGGTGIVEDITEQMKTKIELRESEIKVRKKLEAAFHPEGDLETLSLRDIINIDKFQRILDLFHEVIGLPVALLDSAGEIIVKKGWIEICTAFHRKNAKTAEKCKQSDRKQMNQAIERKIHFSRCENGLWDAVFPLIIGEKTFGYIFVGQFLYQHEEVDTDYFRRQAKKYGFEESAYMKALGKVPRPSKKEVKNIVGLYAELIQMISEQGHANLRLARSFEEQKILKHQMKDALEKADVANDVKDQFLSNMSHELRTPINGLMGMIQLLQDSSMSAEQKEYMDYAYQACLSLTAVVNEILNYVKLEKKSEPLVEEVFSIKELVKEVSDLHTVAATQKSIELKINNPINIPLYWKGDRYKIKQILNNLTGNAVKFTKKGFVQLETNIQNDVYENQKILSISVKDTGIGIEPELVNIVFERFLQADSTSTREYGGTGLGLTISRELAKDLGGTIEVSSNPGQGSCFTLNVPLAPAKYKERPPTEVESVLINPTRRRKRSILVVDDDRIGREVVSKMLEKEKYLVDIAINGAEAIDKVKKQSYDLILMDCHMPEVDGYEATKRIREYEKHTGAKTFIIALTAKALPGDREECLQAGMDAYLEKPLNLGLLKEWMQKIAE
- a CDS encoding PAS domain S-box protein yields the protein MTSDQIPPSLQEKIRAVLTKKNVHKKLSLPSLEEMVEEISIYHQELKYQNQELMRAHEELQESKEKLSRTHEFFKELYHEAPVAYVTIDKNRIIQSVNRKFSELTGLDTSELMGKSFARFIASEDQDELFFYLKALEENTSFQSKRLSLIQSDGEKCLVQLESNQTSIDSNHQIRISLTDITSQTKAEEALEKSEKRYRDIVENMNESMVVHDFEGTILDYNLRFPKALGYEAHELYGKHLFLVHRKQDLNIMKKRAQEVIEKGSSYFEAILVRKDGSETAAEISASVISREGKGIIHAFGRDISDKRRRVEELRRFRRAIDNSPDGIYLISRRKMRFLDCNLSAFQELGYSLEELRQLGPQDIKPEYRQDELEIIFDEISLNKEGKGVLQTLHQRKDGSVFPVEVHLQVFDSAGEQMIVASARDISEHLKLLEDTARAHEEAKTANLAKSRFLATMSHELRTPMNSFLGMIQLMQMTNLDEEQEDYLAMAEQSAQTLLHLINEVLDYSKIESVSIQIEHQEFSIDDLLTKIKNFLRPYIEDKSLECKIQAAPEVPKCVLGDSFRILQVLNNLLDNAIKFTKKGSIEVLVELDPNFKSSKDTEIMLKWSIKDTGAGIPKDRLEAIFQPFSQADSSTTRGYGGTGLGLAICRSLAHLMGGEVWVESKEGAGSHFYFTCILESTESCPAAHHLVVPKSDQLNAYPYNSNLRVLIVDDRKDSQLVIQILGKKKKWQVSAASSGQEAITYFRNNIYDIIFMDIEMPQMDGYETVSQIRNIEEQEKTKQKVPIIALTANALAGDREKCLKAGMNDYLSKPYGMTQVMDQIRKWVPSK
- a CDS encoding response regulator, which gives rise to MKKILICDDSLLIRRQLKQFFHYNWKEFEIIEAINGKEAVELYQLEKPFLVFMDIVMPEMDGVSSLKEICQIDSEAKIIVLSSVGNRETLREAIDAGAIDFIQKPWTDEVMNKIIKTYCS
- a CDS encoding GNAT family N-acetyltransferase, translating into MVTIETYEKKAHILELLKIVQINRGSGYKSVKELEETLRRHTVFVARYDGEIAGFVAFRMCPLEEAILVEEAVNHFEKRLTFAVGGHLVGSITLLVVDREFQKKKVGSKLIQKVVEKLNGKVSAVFLQSWNNPTNPAVEPLMKSQGFEPWKVYENFYRKHKVGIASQCPVCPGICQCSMTVFYRLLGNKCDE
- a CDS encoding copper amine oxidase N-terminal domain-containing protein — encoded protein: MMKKRIGIALLMVLLVSVSAYATGGDFVIMTEEGEISFTDETGHPFIDSQNRTMIPLRSVSSGLGHEIQWDGENRTALIDNGAIRIIVGERTVQTPTGTITMDTTADIINGRIYVPLRFVGEALGYAVAYEGPNQTNDGKHRIGIAEKTETDIAEAPQPREISFEVHGEYKGFQLPAHRALEDPYFDPTLYAEDLEFANKGVQIIFFGYAPNPHEVFVVAADQPVPDSALIRAGEVLASRFDWEKVEPALDYYRQRDSWVEGNFMLTLFPTNDENYYIETHQNTDGFSFRVYTKEAAEDMVGSGAAKYAE
- a CDS encoding copper amine oxidase N-terminal domain-containing protein, with the protein product MGNHSKAFLTEPSQQQLLEVAPVVINGRTLVPLGAIFEELQVELEWNSDTRTVFAATEDVEITLPIGQATAIVNGERISLEAPGTIVEGRTMVPVRFISESLGAEVEWIAESRTVVIEMIHESSDKIVNGGDK
- a CDS encoding DUF3006 domain-containing protein encodes the protein MKVIIDRFEGQYAVVELDNGGFANIPRTVLPNLADEGDIITIEIDEEATDQRRKRLEGLMEEL
- a CDS encoding AbgT family transporter: MSSNETLLNRALNLIEKKGNKLPDPVTLFIILSALVLMFSWIGSRFGISAIHPLTGDIVFIENLLDRQGLTDILTKAVSNFQSFPPLGLVLAVMLGAGVAEKSGLMETLMKDSVSKVSPKYITMAVIFAGIMANAAGDAGFIVLPPLAAILFISIGRHPLVGIFAAYAGVSGGFAANLIVNMGDILLASFTIPAAQMIDPTFQSSPAMNLYFMIASTVLLLIVGVFITEKIVEPRFSKYESSEVVTNQNITVQEKKGIRIAGISAAIFLGGVFLLTLGENALLKDPATGSLLAWEAPLMQGLVPLITLLFLIPGLAYGIVTKSIKSDKDAVVMMGNSMKDMGPYIVLAFAASQFLAYFSWSNIGIIISIRGAEALQNAGFTGVGLIVGFVFLSSFINIFLGSASAKWAIMAPVFVPMFLLVGYDPALTQIAYRIGDSVTNTISPLFPYFPILLAFVNKYDKKAGMGTVISNMLPYSISFLIVWILLLFIFVLLNIPVGPNAGIFI